In the Duncaniella freteri genome, one interval contains:
- a CDS encoding IS5 family transposase — translation MHRINLYQTLLTEGQWSYINKVFFENDCRKRKNSLRSLFEAVLYLLVTGCQWRMLPHDYPKWQLVYYYFRKWSKEGRIEHLLNKLVRKVRKKRNQSESPSVGALDAQSVKWGNRKSDNGFDANKKVKGIKRNIVVDRNGFILARTVCSASVHDSHQAHPLCNAADREWERLEKVLVDRGYRGEIAKDIEKDFAISLEVSNTPNGTKGFIPKPLRWVVERTFSWLDWFRRLSRNYEESTEVAEEMIDLAAIKILLNQI, via the coding sequence ATGCATAGAATCAATCTCTATCAGACACTTTTGACCGAGGGTCAATGGTCTTATATAAACAAAGTATTCTTCGAAAATGATTGTCGCAAACGTAAAAATTCACTACGGAGCCTATTCGAAGCGGTATTATACCTACTGGTCACAGGATGTCAGTGGAGGATGCTTCCGCACGATTATCCCAAGTGGCAACTGGTGTACTATTACTTCCGAAAGTGGTCCAAAGAAGGTAGAATCGAACATTTGCTCAACAAACTTGTACGAAAGGTGAGGAAGAAACGAAATCAATCAGAAAGTCCCTCTGTAGGAGCATTGGACGCACAAAGCGTTAAATGGGGCAACCGTAAGAGTGACAATGGATTTGACGCAAACAAGAAAGTCAAGGGCATCAAACGTAACATAGTGGTTGACCGCAATGGCTTTATTCTTGCCCGGACAGTATGCAGTGCATCGGTTCATGATTCCCATCAGGCTCACCCATTGTGTAATGCAGCAGACAGAGAGTGGGAACGGCTTGAAAAGGTTCTTGTTGACCGGGGTTACCGAGGGGAGATTGCTAAAGATATTGAAAAAGATTTTGCAATCAGCCTTGAGGTTTCCAATACTCCAAACGGGACTAAGGGATTCATACCGAAACCTCTCAGATGGGTGGTCGAGAGAACTTTCTCATGGCTTGACTGGTTCCGTCGCCTTTCACGCAATTATGAAGAATCAACCGAGGTCGCTGAAGAAATGATTGATTTGGCTGCCATAAAAATTTTATTGAATCAAATTTAA
- a CDS encoding OmpA family protein: MAQKKESFFWTSYSDLMTSLFFVMLVLFILVIVLLHKRMEATEAQLQAIKEIATSTEDLTKSDYFIYRPDYKKYVLNVQGKYPKGKADLNDIIAPDKEEQLSNLENAGKEIQKFLSNHSQNQYVLIVEGQASRDPYLYNYELSYQRALALMRFWVEQKGISFENNCEILISGSGDGKLDTHSMRESVETENQRFLIHILPKNIFESTNENK, from the coding sequence ATGGCACAGAAAAAAGAATCGTTCTTTTGGACAAGTTATTCAGACCTCATGACGAGTTTATTTTTTGTTATGTTAGTACTGTTTATACTTGTCATTGTCTTACTACACAAGCGAATGGAGGCTACCGAAGCTCAACTTCAAGCAATAAAAGAGATAGCAACTTCAACAGAAGACTTAACAAAATCTGATTATTTCATTTATCGACCGGACTACAAAAAATATGTCCTAAATGTACAGGGTAAGTACCCAAAGGGGAAGGCAGATCTCAATGATATTATAGCTCCTGACAAAGAAGAACAGCTATCAAATCTTGAAAATGCAGGAAAGGAAATTCAAAAATTTCTTTCAAATCATAGCCAAAATCAATATGTGCTAATTGTGGAGGGACAGGCTTCTCGTGACCCCTATCTCTATAACTATGAGTTAAGTTATCAAAGAGCGTTGGCACTTATGAGGTTTTGGGTTGAACAGAAAGGAATTTCTTTTGAAAACAACTGTGAAATCTTGATTTCAGGCAGTGGCGATGGTAAACTTGATACACACTCTATGCGAGAGAGTGTTGAAACCGAGAACCAACGATTTCTTATACACATCTTACCAAAGAACATCTTTGAATCAACGAATGAAAACAAGTAA
- a CDS encoding sel1 repeat family protein — translation MGFKSNLSKRQKFLTVALGPLTIIVLFVGVIVISIDHIIKHGFHDLLPKRKGKAHPLKADDFKYWPKDTILSGSDKMTIDEFNVKFNKNIRLDDVYGQAYESSLTPEEIFNCKSRIDGRIGVEPNMPDSEYKAITIAFARAFVSGDYSTIQDKLSDKTYLTLYKRKTFSGAKTIIEYFKTWKKKADDEKVWYKVDVAWNPNQCRPSVSVQIKGYNNMVIFFFIKNEKIDHITFAPSHLQDYGCIYNDIDRPLLSLDFVSQYITGDSDTQENHLVCPSCGTDSALIDWYDFYMDLGPVGYSGKLTICPDCGRLVELMPDTRYRLDPFHKVKQKAHVISSTQSKSFVLRIKGQYTFENDDPCEKEKNRQGIITANNGASEEALKIFIDAAEKGNLDSMINVFTVYWANEGQYKEAAEWLKYVAGSASPSPHCLWNLAVMYFLGEDLANNPIVKDIDRARMYLSRLLKLENDSRYSSYLNIFNEARSFISSLDKFNIFSGAGDSIHDIIVNSICKTTDIKDKGELFFRAKSIRLKDGLKLGAYIASVKTESIGDESHFFVYNETGTEEKLIPEHLIVDKTAMGAFQLYLVLTAHTVMPVFWHGGYIVRDFIFNPDDITKIKPIQNYDFSILLKDDNLLPKVELASDKSYADVYCSYWNDWEGLIREHYRIKFNADGTASVVAKDKFTFYKYDCGICF, via the coding sequence ATGGGCTTCAAGAGTAACTTGTCAAAACGACAGAAATTTTTAACAGTAGCATTGGGGCCTCTCACAATTATCGTTCTTTTTGTGGGTGTCATAGTTATTTCAATTGACCATATTATCAAGCACGGTTTTCATGATTTGTTACCTAAACGAAAAGGGAAAGCTCATCCGTTAAAAGCTGATGATTTCAAATATTGGCCCAAGGATACTATTCTATCCGGTAGTGATAAAATGACGATAGACGAATTTAATGTTAAATTCAATAAGAATATCCGTCTTGATGATGTTTATGGCCAAGCCTATGAGTCTTCTCTTACACCTGAAGAAATATTCAATTGTAAAAGTCGAATAGATGGTCGGATTGGCGTTGAACCTAATATGCCAGATTCAGAATACAAAGCCATCACGATAGCATTTGCCCGAGCTTTTGTCAGTGGTGATTATTCTACAATACAAGACAAACTATCCGATAAGACATATTTAACTCTATATAAACGCAAAACGTTTTCGGGAGCAAAAACTATCATAGAGTACTTCAAAACTTGGAAAAAGAAGGCCGATGATGAAAAGGTGTGGTATAAGGTTGATGTGGCATGGAATCCGAATCAGTGCCGACCTTCTGTATCTGTGCAAATCAAGGGATATAACAATATGGTGATTTTCTTTTTCATCAAGAATGAAAAAATTGACCATATAACTTTTGCGCCCTCACATCTTCAGGACTATGGTTGCATATATAATGATATAGACAGACCTCTGCTATCATTGGATTTTGTATCTCAATACATTACCGGGGACTCTGACACGCAAGAAAATCATTTGGTCTGTCCGTCCTGTGGCACTGATTCTGCTCTCATCGACTGGTATGATTTCTACATGGATTTAGGTCCGGTCGGATATTCCGGTAAATTGACCATCTGCCCTGACTGTGGAAGATTGGTTGAGTTAATGCCAGACACTCGGTATCGTCTTGATCCATTTCATAAAGTAAAGCAAAAGGCTCATGTAATTTCATCAACCCAATCAAAATCTTTCGTCCTTCGAATTAAAGGGCAATATACATTTGAAAACGATGACCCTTGTGAAAAAGAAAAAAATAGACAAGGTATTATAACAGCTAATAATGGAGCCAGTGAGGAAGCCCTCAAAATTTTTATAGACGCAGCGGAAAAAGGCAACCTCGATTCAATGATAAATGTCTTTACTGTCTATTGGGCTAATGAGGGACAATATAAAGAAGCAGCCGAATGGTTAAAGTATGTGGCTGGTTCTGCGTCACCGTCTCCTCATTGCTTATGGAACTTAGCTGTAATGTATTTCCTCGGAGAAGATTTGGCAAACAATCCTATAGTGAAAGATATTGACCGTGCTAGAATGTATTTGTCTCGTTTGCTTAAACTCGAAAACGATTCTCGATATTCATCGTATTTAAACATCTTCAATGAAGCGAGAAGCTTCATTTCATCCTTGGACAAGTTCAATATATTCTCCGGGGCCGGGGACTCAATCCATGACATTATAGTTAATAGCATCTGTAAAACGACAGACATAAAAGATAAGGGAGAACTATTTTTTCGGGCGAAAAGCATCCGTCTTAAAGATGGTCTTAAACTTGGGGCTTACATAGCATCGGTAAAAACAGAATCCATTGGTGATGAAAGTCATTTCTTCGTTTACAATGAGACCGGAACCGAAGAGAAACTAATACCTGAGCACCTCATTGTAGATAAAACTGCGATGGGTGCATTTCAGCTCTATCTGGTATTGACGGCACATACTGTCATGCCGGTATTCTGGCACGGTGGTTACATTGTCCGCGATTTCATCTTTAATCCTGATGATATAACAAAGATTAAGCCTATTCAAAATTATGACTTTTCCATTTTACTGAAGGATGACAATTTACTACCGAAAGTAGAGCTTGCTTCGGATAAGAGTTATGCAGACGTGTATTGCTCTTATTGGAACGATTGGGAGGGTCTAATCAGAGAACATTATCGGATTAAGTTTAACGCTGACGGAACCGCAAGCGTTGTAGCAAAGGACAAGTTCACTTTCTATAAGTATGACTGCGGCATCTGTTTCTAA
- a CDS encoding ADP-ribosylglycohydrolase family protein: protein MNAIKDKMLGCFYGQAVGDALGLGTEFLNKDEVHKHYPNGLSRYENIIQDAHRRRWHKGAWTDDTDMMLCILNGFDNGKFDILQVAKNFKDWADGEPMGIGAHTFKVLAMGDYVEKHDECSRLWWELSRRQSAANGALMRTSIVGLVQNNFIEQTEDICRLTHYDPRCIGSCVIATSIIHNLVWNDKPLSYEEIKNIGSKYDVRLEEWIDLAYKRKYISELDLDETHSIGYTLRTLAAALWCYWHANSFESGLLAVVNEGGDADTNAAISCAILGAKYGYNAIPEYYIKSLYKEREYRHKVDNFISFATNEKNSN from the coding sequence ATGAATGCTATAAAGGATAAAATGCTCGGTTGCTTTTATGGGCAAGCCGTTGGTGATGCTCTTGGATTAGGGACTGAATTCCTGAATAAGGATGAAGTGCATAAACACTATCCCAATGGGCTATCGCGATACGAGAACATCATTCAAGATGCTCATCGCCGTCGCTGGCATAAAGGAGCATGGACTGACGATACAGATATGATGCTTTGCATCTTGAATGGTTTTGATAACGGTAAATTTGATATTCTTCAGGTAGCAAAGAACTTCAAAGATTGGGCCGACGGTGAGCCTATGGGTATCGGTGCCCATACATTCAAGGTCCTTGCTATGGGTGATTATGTTGAAAAGCACGATGAATGTTCGCGTCTTTGGTGGGAGCTGTCTCGACGACAAAGTGCTGCAAATGGTGCACTGATGAGAACATCGATAGTAGGATTGGTTCAGAATAATTTCATTGAACAAACAGAAGATATTTGCAGACTTACACATTATGACCCAAGATGTATTGGCTCTTGCGTTATAGCTACATCCATCATTCATAATCTCGTGTGGAATGACAAGCCCCTTTCTTATGAGGAGATCAAAAACATAGGGTCTAAATACGATGTCCGCCTCGAGGAATGGATTGATTTAGCATACAAACGTAAGTACATATCGGAATTGGATTTGGATGAAACTCATTCAATCGGCTATACATTACGAACTCTTGCAGCAGCTCTTTGGTGCTACTGGCACGCTAACTCATTTGAATCCGGACTACTTGCGGTGGTAAACGAAGGTGGCGATGCCGACACCAACGCAGCAATCTCATGTGCAATCCTCGGCGCAAAATACGGGTATAATGCAATTCCGGAGTACTACATTAAGAGCCTATACAAAGAAAGAGAGTATCGACACAAAGTAGATAATTTCATAAGCTTTGCCACCAATGAAAAAAACAGCAATTAA
- a CDS encoding radical SAM protein, translating into MSCAHGHCRPQPIPKAVNLFVKVTDCCNARCAFCSNGDRHNNIVEFNHTKLWEVVDELRNKEVIINRINLTGGEPSVYPEIVNQILEVATLEQYHNIHLHLNTNGLLPASQVMMRYPRWNSISISVHHYNQDKLSEIYGVPISKSALAFDNIDLERVNASCNLIRDYIDSTSEVEKMMKFAISLGLPRIGFVSLMKVNKYCKERYVDFDEIDFTSIPHLYFTESRNRGVDCKCSNYLYNHDGRILEVYMRNYANPNYCESSLMYDGQFLRQGFHDDNIIY; encoded by the coding sequence ATGAGTTGTGCTCATGGACATTGCCGGCCTCAACCTATTCCTAAAGCAGTCAATCTATTCGTAAAGGTTACTGATTGTTGCAATGCCCGCTGCGCTTTCTGCTCAAATGGCGATCGACATAATAATATAGTAGAATTTAATCATACTAAGTTATGGGAGGTAGTTGATGAACTAAGGAACAAAGAGGTGATTATCAATCGTATCAATTTAACAGGTGGTGAGCCTTCCGTATATCCGGAAATAGTAAACCAAATCCTTGAGGTTGCCACCTTAGAGCAATACCACAATATACATTTACATCTGAACACAAACGGACTGCTACCGGCTTCGCAAGTAATGATGCGATATCCTCGTTGGAACTCCATTTCGATATCTGTGCATCATTACAACCAAGATAAGTTGTCCGAGATATACGGTGTTCCTATTTCCAAAAGTGCATTGGCGTTTGATAATATAGATTTGGAGAGGGTTAATGCCAGCTGTAATTTAATTCGAGACTACATAGATAGTACTTCGGAGGTTGAAAAGATGATGAAGTTCGCCATTTCGCTTGGATTGCCGCGAATCGGATTTGTTTCTCTTATGAAAGTAAACAAGTATTGTAAGGAAAGATATGTCGATTTTGATGAAATAGACTTCACCTCAATACCTCATCTATACTTTACAGAGAGCCGAAACCGAGGAGTCGACTGTAAATGTAGCAACTATCTGTATAATCACGATGGACGAATTTTGGAGGTATATATGCGCAACTACGCCAATCCCAATTATTGTGAATCATCATTGATGTATGATGGCCAATTTTTAAGACAGGGATTCCACGATGACAACATCATATATTGA
- a CDS encoding tetratricopeptide repeat protein produces MKKLLYILIALVCCGGIYGATQLFPKSNAIEKAESFFQKRDTVSALNTLEKAGEKGDIAACRYLFHYYDSVYGTPADAYVEVEEVITPDGDWIWYGEPDKKPEGARLPSEDEMSENITHEIVVQDTVTGKDIPIQWYWLRRAAQLGDAESQCEYGEVAQFALGTDSAMVWWEKSAMQNYPRGVLFYGNELYNQALDKKSQTIGLKAFQVLTKAFEYGKELPSAGWHLGLCYMNAVGTSVDYEKGIECLRQSAKYGYPEAIIEMSEIGLEDSSYWENIAKKQGLK; encoded by the coding sequence ATGAAAAAGTTATTATATATTTTAATTGCATTGGTGTGTTGTGGTGGCATTTATGGTGCAACCCAATTGTTCCCCAAATCAAATGCGATTGAAAAGGCGGAGTCTTTTTTTCAAAAGAGAGATACGGTATCTGCTCTTAATACGTTGGAGAAAGCTGGCGAGAAAGGAGATATAGCTGCCTGTCGGTATCTATTCCACTATTACGATTCTGTATATGGCACTCCTGCTGACGCGTATGTAGAGGTAGAAGAAGTAATTACGCCGGATGGTGACTGGATATGGTATGGAGAACCCGATAAGAAGCCCGAAGGAGCAAGATTACCTTCTGAAGACGAAATGAGTGAAAATATTACACATGAAATTGTTGTTCAAGATACCGTGACGGGCAAAGATATACCGATACAATGGTATTGGTTGCGCAGAGCAGCCCAGTTGGGTGATGCGGAATCACAGTGCGAGTATGGAGAAGTTGCTCAATTTGCATTGGGTACTGATAGTGCTATGGTTTGGTGGGAGAAATCTGCAATGCAAAATTATCCACGCGGTGTTTTGTTTTATGGCAATGAACTCTATAATCAGGCTCTTGACAAAAAATCACAGACCATTGGTCTGAAAGCGTTCCAAGTGCTTACGAAGGCATTTGAATATGGGAAAGAACTTCCCAGTGCGGGCTGGCATCTTGGATTGTGCTATATGAATGCTGTTGGCACCTCCGTAGATTATGAAAAAGGAATAGAATGCTTGCGCCAATCTGCTAAATATGGTTATCCCGAAGCAATAATTGAAATGTCAGAGATTGGGTTGGAAGACTCTTCGTATTGGGAAAATATAGCTAAAAAGCAAGGATTAAAATGA
- a CDS encoding radical SAM protein → MTTSYIDIESLFESRKNNPLFNTSYPISPKDWVEYSVSGELPFEAIKPMAFYVHIPFCEQICSFCEYTRICVPSKEMQFRYIKALISDIEIFIRQYPEIKLYGFDIGGGTPTSLCDKAFSMLLDEYQNLISRVLLTADYEPSIEATFQTLSDEKISVIGKAGISRISLGIQSVVESVVNPLHRQNVDATAMKETIDKIHATKIKKVNLDLMYGLPGQTADTIRNDLETISFLNPEQVTVYEFRTNQVGSAFSVNSETSYEQYCLLYDGLIRLGYKSDFGQNTFSKDTGDYGVSSYLRHRMLDRWQYKGFGISAQSMSMNGLSYNIGKNDGSILTQIGFNDSYEPNIYYSLPKQELLAKFIAISGYSGGFSLPTANQIMDGQFVSIYTDVLKFLYDKNLITCSGDRIQISKEGFRYYGAILSMFYPINNIEAYANNQNPSYLHK, encoded by the coding sequence ATGACAACATCATATATTGACATTGAGAGTCTGTTTGAATCAAGGAAAAACAATCCTTTGTTCAATACTTCGTATCCAATCTCTCCAAAGGATTGGGTCGAATACAGCGTGTCCGGAGAACTACCATTTGAGGCAATTAAGCCTATGGCGTTCTATGTGCATATTCCTTTTTGCGAGCAAATATGTTCGTTTTGTGAATACACCCGGATATGTGTTCCATCAAAAGAAATGCAATTCAGATATATAAAAGCCCTTATCTCGGATATTGAAATATTTATCAGGCAATATCCTGAAATAAAACTATATGGCTTTGACATAGGGGGTGGAACGCCGACGTCGTTATGCGACAAGGCTTTCTCCATGCTGTTGGATGAATATCAAAATTTAATTTCTCGCGTACTTCTAACCGCAGACTATGAGCCAAGCATTGAAGCCACGTTCCAGACTCTATCTGATGAGAAAATTTCCGTAATTGGAAAAGCCGGGATTTCAAGAATCTCGTTAGGCATTCAGTCTGTGGTAGAATCTGTAGTGAATCCGCTGCACAGGCAAAATGTTGATGCGACAGCAATGAAGGAAACTATCGACAAGATTCACGCCACTAAAATCAAGAAAGTAAATCTGGATCTTATGTATGGGTTGCCGGGACAGACCGCCGATACAATACGCAATGATCTTGAAACAATATCATTCCTGAATCCCGAACAAGTTACTGTGTATGAATTCCGAACTAATCAAGTTGGCTCTGCCTTTTCGGTGAACAGCGAAACATCTTATGAGCAATACTGTCTTTTATACGATGGTCTCATCCGACTTGGATACAAAAGCGACTTCGGTCAGAATACATTCAGCAAAGATACCGGGGACTACGGCGTTTCGTCATATCTCAGGCATAGAATGTTGGATAGATGGCAATATAAAGGATTTGGCATTTCAGCACAAAGTATGTCAATGAACGGTTTGTCCTACAATATAGGGAAAAATGACGGAAGCATCTTGACGCAAATCGGATTCAATGACTCTTATGAACCAAACATCTACTATTCGTTGCCCAAACAAGAACTCCTTGCAAAATTCATTGCCATATCCGGATATTCTGGTGGGTTCTCTCTGCCAACGGCCAATCAAATAATGGATGGTCAATTCGTGTCAATATACACCGATGTGCTGAAATTCCTTTATGATAAAAATTTAATTACTTGTTCCGGAGATAGAATACAAATTTCAAAGGAAGGATTCAGATACTATGGTGCGATTCTTTCAATGTTCTATCCAATTAACAACATCGAGGCATACGCGAACAACCAGAACCCTTCATATCTTCATAAATGA
- a CDS encoding DUF3873 family protein: MTQNGISTTQRGQEQYEAFYYTHRGERVEQIMYDYRTEYGELFSVVAPTLKECRQKRDEWLAKKK, translated from the coding sequence ATGACACAAAACGGAATATCGACCACGCAGAGAGGTCAAGAGCAATACGAAGCCTTCTACTATACTCATAGAGGTGAACGAGTGGAACAAATTATGTATGATTATCGTACCGAGTATGGCGAACTATTCTCCGTGGTAGCACCCACCCTTAAAGAGTGCCGACAGAAGCGAGACGAATGGCTCGCCAAGAAAAAATAG
- a CDS encoding S1C family serine protease, whose product MSNNQQSNVTRGSQRNLNVTVSNNRGDKNKLDGSKIFAKYNTAVFMVFTSDGYNGYQGSGFFINSDGLAVSNYHVFHGTNIGAEQIKLANSDEAYKVAEVIHSSEDEDFIVFRVNVSNTNFIPLAKYKPQVGEKVFAIGSPRGLENTFSSGEVSQWRDKNLMQISALIDHGSSGGALINEYGEVVGITSGTFADGSQANLNYAWSIDAIKSYINCK is encoded by the coding sequence ATGAGTAATAACCAGCAGTCAAATGTTACACGTGGCAGTCAACGCAATTTGAATGTTACGGTTTCCAATAATCGTGGTGATAAGAATAAACTTGACGGATCAAAAATCTTTGCCAAGTATAATACTGCCGTATTCATGGTATTTACCTCTGATGGATACAATGGCTATCAGGGTTCTGGATTTTTCATAAACTCTGATGGACTCGCCGTCAGTAACTATCATGTATTTCATGGCACGAATATAGGTGCGGAGCAAATCAAACTTGCTAACAGTGATGAGGCATATAAGGTGGCTGAGGTAATTCACAGTAGCGAGGACGAAGATTTTATTGTTTTCCGAGTAAATGTGTCAAACACCAATTTTATCCCTCTTGCAAAATATAAGCCGCAGGTGGGGGAAAAAGTATTCGCTATCGGCAGTCCCCGCGGATTGGAGAATACATTCTCGTCCGGAGAAGTTTCACAATGGCGCGATAAGAATCTTATGCAAATATCAGCACTCATCGATCATGGTAGTAGTGGTGGAGCTCTTATCAACGAATACGGTGAAGTGGTGGGCATTACTTCTGGAACGTTTGCAGATGGATCACAAGCAAATTTGAACTATGCATGGAGCATTGATGCCATTAAATCATATATAAACTGTAAATAA
- a CDS encoding vancomycin high temperature exclusion protein translates to MVCDRMVGHAAKDRLHDDVEDIPHRKVGLVLGTSPISTWNGRRNYYFDHRIKAAADLYNAGKVDWLVVSGGDYRNSENGYDEPIAMRDSLMKQGVDSVRIILDYDGTRTLNSIAKMRDVYRQDSIVIISQEYHNERALYQAKHLGIDAIGYNAKTPGRRTSWWRNRGREVLARVKLFIDIVRDVQPDIKESMVSDFTESNLDFLSESHIQTEYGDLICLKPDMSRLTMDMICGEIPSADNDSIVLAFAGAFTGSTSGKGHINIAGNHVSGGKIYRGYRCKRNTGAFTWSPLSGPQFFYDDYQSAMEKAAREGGMGFAQEMMIHHSKGVNTARKLGNKNVFRALCLDKENQLALYESQGIVTFGHFINALLSQGVKEALYTDMGQGWNYCFYRLNADKSSSKYLHDRPLPYASNFVILKIK, encoded by the coding sequence GTGGTTTGCGACCGAATGGTTGGCCATGCCGCTAAGGACAGGCTTCATGACGATGTTGAGGATATTCCACATCGTAAGGTCGGGCTTGTGCTTGGCACTTCGCCCATATCTACATGGAATGGGCGAAGGAACTATTACTTTGATCATCGTATAAAAGCGGCCGCAGACCTATATAACGCCGGTAAAGTTGATTGGCTTGTGGTCAGTGGTGGTGATTACCGAAATTCAGAGAATGGGTATGACGAACCGATTGCTATGCGCGACTCGCTGATGAAACAGGGCGTTGACTCCGTGCGCATAATTCTCGATTATGACGGCACTCGCACCTTGAACTCTATCGCCAAGATGCGTGATGTGTATCGGCAGGACTCAATCGTAATAATTTCGCAGGAATACCATAACGAGCGTGCCTTGTATCAAGCCAAACATCTTGGAATAGATGCAATCGGATATAATGCCAAGACTCCCGGTCGTCGTACATCATGGTGGCGTAATCGTGGGCGTGAGGTCCTTGCTCGCGTAAAACTTTTCATTGATATTGTCAGAGATGTGCAACCCGACATCAAGGAGTCAATGGTCAGTGATTTTACTGAGTCAAATTTGGATTTCTTGTCAGAATCACATATACAAACAGAATATGGAGATTTAATTTGCCTGAAGCCAGATATGAGTCGCTTAACTATGGATATGATATGCGGTGAAATTCCGTCAGCTGACAACGATTCTATTGTTTTGGCTTTTGCAGGAGCCTTTACAGGCTCAACATCGGGCAAAGGACACATCAACATAGCCGGAAACCATGTTTCGGGAGGTAAAATATATAGAGGTTATCGTTGCAAGCGAAACACCGGTGCTTTCACATGGTCACCACTTTCCGGTCCACAGTTCTTCTATGACGATTATCAATCAGCAATGGAAAAGGCAGCAAGAGAAGGAGGAATGGGCTTTGCACAGGAAATGATGATACACCATAGTAAAGGTGTGAATACGGCTCGAAAATTGGGCAATAAGAACGTTTTCCGTGCCCTATGCCTCGACAAAGAAAACCAGTTGGCTCTATATGAAAGCCAAGGCATTGTAACGTTTGGTCATTTCATAAACGCATTGCTCTCGCAGGGAGTCAAAGAGGCTCTATACACCGATATGGGCCAAGGTTGGAACTATTGTTTCTACCGCTTGAATGCCGACAAATCCTCATCAAAATATCTTCACGACCGACCGTTGCCCTACGCCTCAAATTTCGTAATATTAAAAATCAAATAA
- a CDS encoding J domain-containing protein, with translation MKNYYDILGLSSYEDSQDVILDKYKEVTTQLSSHVLDKDMRGQLIAVNEAFLVLSDEELKKKYDYALSSNLVNEELLKLLASKRQKAEQFINDKLSNAPKKRKKNKWPAIICGFFLLSALGTISRTCSQAYMQEKSSHAEIIQSFSTPSDWAEYKIDNAFSLSVPNTMELRNDYDDYTRWMSNNIGLISSADAVFQQKDLSSMTEDAYNTYARVLIQHFSFSAGEVEHHYESPGLVSEDYRNLREMVDEEIKPYTYIERPTWRWIDIDGTKAIEGSYRRNGDDGPVKCKFYLLSNYSEMAKILVTFREKDSDRWASDLDNVIRTFKWESPR, from the coding sequence ATGAAGAACTACTACGACATCTTGGGATTGTCTTCATACGAAGATTCCCAAGATGTAATTTTAGATAAGTATAAGGAAGTCACGACACAACTTAGTTCTCATGTCTTGGATAAAGATATGAGAGGACAGCTTATTGCTGTTAATGAGGCATTTTTAGTATTGTCTGATGAGGAACTAAAGAAAAAATACGACTACGCGTTGAGCAGCAACCTTGTGAACGAGGAATTGCTGAAACTTCTTGCTTCGAAACGGCAAAAAGCGGAGCAGTTTATCAACGATAAATTATCCAATGCTCCAAAGAAGAGAAAAAAGAACAAGTGGCCCGCAATTATATGTGGATTCTTTTTGCTATCAGCATTAGGAACGATTTCTCGGACTTGTTCTCAAGCATATATGCAAGAGAAAAGTTCTCATGCTGAAATTATCCAATCATTCTCAACGCCGTCTGATTGGGCTGAATATAAGATTGACAATGCTTTTTCTCTCTCTGTTCCAAATACTATGGAACTGCGAAATGATTACGACGATTACACCAGATGGATGTCAAATAACATTGGGTTAATAAGCAGTGCTGATGCGGTATTCCAACAAAAGGATTTGTCTTCAATGACAGAAGATGCCTATAATACTTATGCACGAGTGCTTATACAACATTTCTCATTTTCAGCGGGAGAGGTCGAACACCACTACGAATCTCCGGGATTAGTCTCTGAGGACTATCGAAATCTCCGGGAAATGGTTGACGAGGAAATTAAGCCATACACATATATTGAGCGTCCAACTTGGCGGTGGATTGATATAGATGGGACTAAAGCGATAGAAGGCTCTTATAGACGGAATGGAGATGATGGCCCTGTGAAATGCAAATTCTATCTTTTGTCCAACTACAGTGAAATGGCTAAAATTCTTGTAACGTTCCGAGAAAAGGATAGTGACCGATGGGCTTCAGACCTTGACAATGTCATAAGAACATTCAAATGGGAATCACCAAGATAA